In Rosa rugosa chromosome 4, drRosRugo1.1, whole genome shotgun sequence, the genomic stretch GACATGCATCAAGAAGTTTTTGGTAGCCCTTGGCTTTTATGGTAATTAAATTAATATCATTTGActtgtttttgtatatttttttaGAATGTCATATCGATTAAGACTGTCAAAATGaacaaaatatcaaaataaaagtaaaactAAAAATCCCATATAGTTCGATTAATTCCGTATGATGTATTTAGTGAATTCCTAAATTGTAGTGGTTAGTAATTCTAAAATGTTGAGGTTTTTTCTTCATAGTCAAGATTTGTTGAGTTAAAAATAAATGTGTTCAGTCAATATGTTCATTATAAGAGAAACAAGTTGAGATTGAAATGCAATTTAAAAGGAAACGacgaatgaaaaaaaaaaacaaagcaattATGAATAGTTTAGCTATACTTTCCTGAAGCATAGATGGATTGACtactaaattaaattaaaagtaACCGCATCTAATTTTTTGTGAGTTATGAATAAGAATATAAGATCTTTCTAGATCGTGCCTTGAATGGTTGATATTGAAGAAAAACGTCATGTCGTTGGTTgatattaaagaaaaaaagtagAAAGCTTAAAAAatcgccgttgccggggatcgaaCCCGGGTCACCCGCGTGACAGGCGGGAATACTTACCACTATACTACAACGACCTTGTTGACTAAAAATGTCTGTGATTGAAATTTAACCGGTAACCACGAGAGCCTCAAATCAAAATTTGATTCATCTCTGCTGTTGAGCTCTACTGCTCTAGTTGCATCATAGGAATtacaaaaagcaaaaaaaaaaaaaaaaaaaaatccttccaCCCACTTTGAAAAAATGATGAATATGAAGTCCATTTGGCTGCGGGTACGATAGATTTCGCCGGTGTTGTATCTAGTAGTTATAAGTATCATTCTGGCTCTACCCAAGGGCTTAATTCGTAACCATTATGTGAAAACAAGTTCCTAAGACGCTAAGAGCTACAATTTCTGCACACCCGAATTGCTAAATTTTGTGAAATCGCCGATGCATGTGTATAGTTATGTTAGTAAGTCCATTTGCATAGGCAACACAAGACGAAAACATGAACTTCTGCTTCTCATTTGTATTCAATACTAAAGATCCAACAACACCAATAATACAGAATGGTACACGCTAGCACCTACATCGACTATACATCTTTTTTCTCTTCtgaacaatttcaatttcaaatccTACTTTTACTTCTCTATTTTTCTTCGATCTGTTCCTTCACACTAACATACAAATTTTGTATCTCATGACTGTAGACTGTGCAGTCTTGCTGGTGTTGACGACGGTGGCGAGAATGTTGAGGGTGTTACTGGATCATCTTCCATGTTTTGTTGGTATTGGATTCTTTGAGCATTAGGTTGTTGCTTCACCAAAGAAAAAGATCTCTTGAAAAATTCATACGATGCAAAGAAGAGCGCGCCTTGTGACATATACATAACCAATCTTGGAGTCAATCCCCTGACAATCAGAATAAGAATCAATGTCATACAGCATCATATCATGCATGCAGCAGCTCAGTGCAACTACAGTTACTTTACAACGGTTTCAAAGGACAACGAGATGAAACCAACTCATGCAACTTTTACAAGAGAACAACATAATAATGGGTAGAAAGGAGCAATTAATACCTGTATAGGCCTTTCAAACCTTCTTTCTTTCCTATTTCCTGAAGGGCGTGAATCACACTGTTATACTGGCTCACAGACCCTGGAATCTGCATAACACCCACTTTATAAGAAGCGTGTTGGCAATGGGACATTAAATTTAAGCATATGTGCTGCAATATTCTTTGTGAAATTCTGGCATACTGCCCAAAGGGCCATGTTACATTATACTTCCACTCCAAGGGAGGTATTTCAGAAACAAGTATAGACTATAGACAAGTAGCTGGCATGCCTCATTAATTAATGGCTGTGACATATTTCTGAACATGAACTACCCAGACTGTAATTGTTCAACATAGCACAATGAAATATAATATTGAATCAAGTGGGAAAAGGCACCAAAATAGAAATATGCATAAAATTACAAACCTGCGTCTGCATTCTCGttttcacaacatcaaaaggAGTAGTGAATAACGCAGCAGTAGATCCAGCCAGTCCTCCACAAAGTAGCTGCAGGGATGGCAAAATCATGTTAGTGTATCTGGGATGAAAAAGAGAGCAAAAACAACATGCTAAGAGCCAGTTTCAAAGAAGGTAGATAATAGTTAAATGGAAGAGGATTGGATAGAGGGGATTTAACTGTTTGTAATGTGGTGGGGTGATTGTTAGATTGTTCTGAAGACAACATCAATTTCTTCAAGCTTTCATAGGTGTAGAActgcaaacaaaacaaaaatcttaAATATCACGTGCTGAAGTACAATGCAGATGgtagtaaaaagtcaacaatcgtCCAGTAAAATAACCATGTAGAATCATTGAATAGAAAGTCATAGCACATTTTTCTGAACCATTTTCTCTCCCACCATGCCCAGTGTCTTTTTTGGTACAATTCTTTTCTCAATATGTAGAAATAACTAACCTTAACAATTGAGTGTGGAACATTCCTGCAGAGTACAGCCCCCCATCCAGCATATAATGAAGTTAAACCGCCCTTCTGAATGATGCCAACCAAAGCATTCCTGAAGAAAATGAAAGGTGAAGTagtattttgagttttgacagaACAGAACTTCTACATAGGGGCATGCCACAACTAGAGTGATAGCTACGAGAAGGCTTCTTGCAAGAAATTCAAACTACATGTTATAAGCTATAAACCTTAAATTTCAAAATTCAGATAAGATTCTGAAGAACCCAGCAACAATACTATATGAGTAGTGGTATTGGTAAAGATAATACCAGGATCTTAAGGATATACCAGCAGTTGTGATACTGTGACCCAACTTGCATCTGCTGCTTTATACGTTCACTGGGAGTAAAGATAAAGGAAGTAGCAATGCTTGCACAACCACCTGCCACACAATGGGCAAAAGAATAGTATTCCTGCACAAAAAGTAAGGAGTGAGACACAGAAAGCCTGAGAGCATTATGCTCACTCTAGAAACCGATGAGGAATACAGTTACAATTCCAAAATGTTATTCACTTTCCTTCCCTGACTCCACATGATTATCAAACTTGTAAATAAACAGAGCAATACAGAAATGGAGAGATAGTAGCAATATCAACTGGGGAGAGACAGAAGCTTATTGACAAtgctagaagaaaaaagaagaagaagatatagtAGACAGAGCTACAGAGCAAAAGAGGTACCTTCGGAAATAAAGGAAGCAAAGATCCTTTAACTGATTCATATGTGAAAGTGTAAACTGCAGAAATTGGAGCTGAAGATGCAACGTTGGTAGCAATACCACGATAGAGTCCAGTTAAGCCTAAAATCAATATCCACCATCAGTTTTCTGAAGAAGAACAGGAGAAAGCCTTCAAGAGTCTCAAAGATAGATTAGTTCTAACAGCATATATTTTCTTCAATTCCTATATATCAACTCACCTCTATCAGACACAATTGATTTTCCAATGTACCATATACATTTTTGCTCGGCCCGGCAAGATTGAATTACTGTCTTGATTGTATCAACAGGATGAAGACAAATGCTAACGAAAATTCCAGACAATGCACCTGCAAAGGCATGCTCTTGTTTAGCAAGAGAAGTATGAGGCTTATCACGTGCTAATGCACAGGGCTGCACCTTGCATCCATCCGGGATAACAAACTTGTCTGgctgtttctttttgttgtcaAGTAGGTCATGATCATCTATCTTCTGAAGACATTCTTCAAATCCATTACCACAGGAAGTTAAAGAGTCTATATGATAATCCGCATGAAGATTGGAACATGGAGCCCTTGAAATAATGTCATCTGCCTCACCAACTACGAGGAAATAGTCTGAATACAGAGAGGTTCTTGTATTGATCTCCAAtttttcatcatcatccttataTAAGTTACCAGATTTGACTGGAGCAGGGTTAGACACAGCAGTTCTGGCCAAGTCATCTACAACTCTTGTTGTTTCTCCTGAAATAGAGCTGCCTGCAACAGTGACAGTATCTACTGGAATGCAACATTGGTCATTTCTGTTCTCAATCTCAATAGCTTTGACTGGGCGGTTTGCCCCAGAAGAAATCACATCATTCATCCATCCATACATACTTCCCAGTTGGTATGAGACTTCTAAACTTGCAAGTCCTTTTCCCTTCCAAGAATCTTTAGGCACATTAGCACCACCATCCAATAACCTCCAAAATGAAGCCTGATAGTAACTTTTACTGCAATGTCCAAATACTGATATCTTTTGGCTTACCTGTGTTATATCTAAACTTGGTTGTGGTATTGTTGGAATCTTATCAGAATTCCTCAAATTAACAGACAAATTACCACTATTCTCTGAAATAAGAGCTTCCCCATCCAGACCAGATAAGATAACCTCTTTCCGATAATTACTGTCAATGTCATCTGAATTTGCCTTGGGTTGAAATAATCCAAGAGGACGACTTGCATAATCCCATATCTGGCCAACTGCTGAGATGAGCTCAGTAGTGCTCAATATCTCAGGAGACTTGTGCTGCGATTTTCTATTCCCTTGCTCATTAGCTTTACGAGAAACTGTGTCGGCAGATCTTTCATGAACGAAATTAGCAAGCCCAGGGGACGCCTGGCCAATTGGGTACCACCTGTACTTGATCGAAGGTTGATCATTCTTCTGTGGTTTGTTGCACTTAGCCATTTTCTCAAGCCCCCCTTGAGAATATAGTATATCTTGAAATAAAAGTAACTGCAAAATGGAGTTAGCAAGGAAATCGCATCACTGAATCAAGCTAAGAACGACATAACAAATAGTAATCTCGTTACAACCCTCCCTTCCCCTGACCGCAAAATTACTTGGCATTGGTTTTTCTGCCCTTCCAATTTTGTACTCTCACTTGACAATGCAATCAATAGCAtgaattattcaacaatttcagTAACGACAACAACACAGAAAAAGCTAAGTACACTATTCGATACCAGTGAATTTCTTCCCATTCTTATTTTAAGCAGATTACGCAAAAGCCACTCGGCTCCAACTTGTCCAATGAAACCAATACAGGAAATTACAGATGAGAACAAGAGTAGAGGAACCCAGAGTGAGACCCAGTATCACATTCCCAATTAGCACCATCAAACACTTAGTCTATCAAAACCCATAAGATAACCAACACTCTTTGCACCATCTACATCCCTCATAGAACAGAATTGAATGGTTAAAATGTAATGCAATTCCACAAGCATTTCAATCGAACTATCCACTATATATAGAGTCAATTTAACCAACTACCCAGCTGATTTTGACATACATTTCAATCAAATTAACAGCCCTAAACACAGGAAGCAATAAATCATCGATTTCTCtcagaaacaaaaacagaaacaagaaaaatcaaatctttaTACAAAAAGAATTGAAGTAAACGATTGAGAATGGTGAGGAAAGAAGAACCTTGACGAGAGTGGTTGCTTTCCAGGTGAAAGCAGCAGAGTCTGCGTGTTTGTGTGGTTCATTTGCCCGAGAATAATTGAAGTTAGGGTTTAAGTAATGGGGTTTATGGACGCAGAATAAATTCAAATTGGGCCACTTTATATTTTGTATCTATGTGCGCACGTTTACCAATTGATTCCTAACATACGCCGGGGtcgtgaattttttttctttttctaatgcTATAGCCTAAGATATTATAATAAAGTTTTTagtaatatattttattaaagTATCGTGTCTCTAAGAATTGGTGCCACGTTAGAGAATAATATGTTGGTTAATAGTCaaataaagggctaaatacaaattactaccctgtggtttaggtccaaaatcaattcagtccctaaacttctaatttcatcaaaaacacctctgcactttcaattttgatccaataggtccaatttgttagttttccgacaattgagttatttaacttgttaatgtggctcatatatgacctatgttttatgatgtggtgtcgaggtggtctgcatagtcaatttaggactgagtcctactattaaaaataaatagtttttcaacaaataatccaactctaacttgaacccataacagaatattaacgaattggacctattagatcaaaattgaaagtgcatgggtgttttagatgaaattagaagtccagggactgaattgattttggacttaaaccacagggtactaactagtatttagccctcaAAGAAATGACACTAGTTTTAAGAAGTCCCCTTCATGGGAAGAGGAGGTTACAGTCCATTAACATGCTGATCCAACAAAGCCCTGCATTAATGGGAAGTGGCTAGGTGGTCGAGTTTGTAAGAGCCTCCAGATGTGGAACCCCCatacccgggttcgaatcccgcccaCGCTTATTTGAGTTAAATCTCAATATATTCTTGATGgtcaggggggaggaagcgttttgaCAAGATCTCCCGAGCACGGATacctttgaggacaccgtgtgattgaacaatcaAAAACCAGATATTCATAAAACATTGAACAATCAAAAACCAGATATTCATAAAACCATT encodes the following:
- the LOC133743682 gene encoding uncharacterized protein LOC133743682 encodes the protein MAKCNKPQKNDQPSIKYRWYPIGQASPGLANFVHERSADTVSRKANEQGNRKSQHKSPEILSTTELISAVGQIWDYASRPLGLFQPKANSDDIDSNYRKEVILSGLDGEALISENSGNLSVNLRNSDKIPTIPQPSLDITQVSQKISVFGHCSKSYYQASFWRLLDGGANVPKDSWKGKGLASLEVSYQLGSMYGWMNDVISSGANRPVKAIEIENRNDQCCIPVDTVTVAGSSISGETTRVVDDLARTAVSNPAPVKSGNLYKDDDEKLEINTRTSLYSDYFLVVGEADDIISRAPCSNLHADYHIDSLTSCGNGFEECLQKIDDHDLLDNKKKQPDKFVIPDGCKVQPCALARDKPHTSLAKQEHAFAGALSGIFVSICLHPVDTIKTVIQSCRAEQKCIWYIGKSIVSDRGLTGLYRGIATNVASSAPISAVYTFTYESVKGSLLPLFPKEYYSFAHCVAGGCASIATSFIFTPSERIKQQMQVGSQYHNCWNALVGIIQKGGLTSLYAGWGAVLCRNVPHSIVKFYTYESLKKLMLSSEQSNNHPTTLQTLLCGGLAGSTAALFTTPFDVVKTRMQTQIPGSVSQYNSVIHALQEIGKKEGLKGLYRGLTPRLVMYMSQGALFFASYEFFKRSFSLVKQQPNAQRIQYQQNMEDDPVTPSTFSPPSSTPARLHSLQS